GCTTCTTCTCGCCCAGCCCGTCGTAGAAGTCCCGGTAGTAGAACTCCAGCCCCTCCGCGCTGAGTCGGGGATTCTGGAAGGTGTGTCCGCACCCCTCGCAGCGGTCCAGGGCGAAGCGGCCCGGCTTGTGCTGGAGCAGGTCCGTGGTGCGCAGCCGCGCGGTCAGCTCGTCCGAGCCGCACCAGGGGCAGCTGGTGCGCCGGGGCTCGAAGAAGCGGTCCAGGCCGGCGGCGATGTCCGCCTGGTAGGCGGGACGCAGCGCGGCGATCCGCTCGGCGGCCGACGCCGACGCCGACGCCGGGACCGCGGTCGGCTCGGTCTCTTCGCGTGCGGTCTCGTCGCGCTCGGTCTTCTCGCTCATCTGAACTCCCTGGCCAGCTCGTCGAGATGGGCCGCGGCGGCGGGGGCCCCGCCCGCGGCGCGGAACGCCGTACGGATCCGGTCCGCCGAGGCGCGGTACCCGGGCTCGTCCAGCACCGAGTCGAGCGCGGCGCCCAGCTTCTGCGCGGTGACCCGGCCGAACCGCACCCGCACCCCGGCCCCCGCGTCCACGACCTGCCCGGCCACCACCGGCTGGTCGTCGCGGATCGGGGCCACCACGAGGGGCGACCCGTGCCACAGCGCCTCGCACACCGTGTTGTGCCCGCCATGGCACACCACTGCGCCGACCCCCCTTTCCAGCAGGGCGAGTTGCGGCACGTGCGGCACGATCAACACGTCCTTGTCCTCGCCCCGCGCCTCCGGTCCCGTCGCCTCCAGCGTGCCGCCGGGGTCGACGAGCACCGCCTGCACCCGGTCGGCCCGTTCGCGCAGCGCACTGCGGCACACGTCGAGGAAGCGGCCGCCGACGTCGGCGTTGGCGGTGCCGAGCGTGACCAGCACGGTGGTCCGGCCTGCGTCGAGCCACTCCCACGGGAAGCCGGAGGCGGCCGGGCGGGCGTCGATCGACGGGCCGACCCAGCGGACCCCCGCGGCGGAACCCGCCAACTCCGGTGCGCTGAAAGCGAGTACGAGATGCGGCGAGAACCGGGGGTCGGCGTCGCCCGCCGGGTCCCCGACGGCCGCCCGCAGCCGGGCAAGCCGCTCCTCAAGCCACTCCCGCACCTTGGGCAGTCCGGCCAGCGGGTCGGTGAACTCGGCCGACGTGGTCGCCGAGGTCGCCCACGGCAGGCCCAGCCGCTCGGCGACCAGCGCGCCGGCGAAGGCCTGCTGGTCGGCGACCACGACATCCGGCCGGAACTCCTCGACGGCCGCCCGCACGCCCGGCGCCATCGCCTCCGCCAACGGCAGCAGATACCACTCCCAGAGGAACTTCAGCGCCTCCGGACCGCGCAGGTCGGCGGGCCGCTCGCCCTGCGGAGCCCCGGCGCACCCGAACACCGCCCCGGCGTCCGGCCCCGCGAGCCGCCGGACCAGCCCAGGATCGGGGCACGCCCATGCCGTCGTGTGGCCCCGCGCGGCGAGTCCGGCGGCGACGCCGACCGTCGGGTTGATGTGCCCGACCAACGGCGGGACCACGAACAGGAACCGGCTCACCGGGCCGCCTCCGCCCCCACCCGCCGGGCCCCGTCGATGAGCGACAGGATCTGACCGCCCACCGTCCCCGAGGCCTCCACCAGCACCGAGTGCTCATGCCCCGGGATCACCACGGTCCGGCAGTCCGGGAGCGTCGACTCCAACCACGGCGCCAGCTCGGCGAGGTCGGAGTCGCCGCCGTACACCCCGAGCACCGGGCAGCGCACCGCCCGGATCTGATCCTCCGTCAGTATCCGGCTGGCCGGGATGTCCCGGCCCAGGGTGGTCTCGCGGGCGAGGCGGGCCGCGCCCTTGGCCAGCCGGGCGGTGTTGTGGCCGCGGTTCGCCGTGATCCAGGCGATCGCGTCGGACTCGTTGTGCGCGAGCTGGGTCACCACCCGGTCCAGGATCCCGCCCAGTTTCACCGCCCAGGCGGCGGTGGCCGGTTCGGACTCGATCAGGGAGACGCTGGCCGCACGCTCCGGGCGGCGGGCCGCGTAGCCGAACGCGACCGTGCCGCCGTAGGAGTTGCCGACCAGGTGCACCGGGCCGGTCACCGCCAGCCGGTCGAGCAGCGCCTCCAGGTCGTCGACGTTGTCGTCCAACGTGTAGCCGTCGGCGGGGCGTTCGCTGCGGCCGTGGCCGCGCAGGTCGTACATGACGACGTCGAGGCCGGCCGCCGCGAACGCGGGCGCGACGGTGAAGTAGTAGCTGGCCAGACTGTCGGTGAGCAGACCGTGCACCAGCACCACGGTGGCGGTGGCCGGCCGGCCCTGGCGGGGGCCGATCCGCTGTACGTGCAACCGGACGGCGCCGGTGTCGACCATCGCCATGCTCAGCTCGCCCCCGCGGCCTTCAGGCTGGTCACGACGTACTCGACGAGCCGGCCCACGGTCAGCTCGATGATCTCGTCGAACTCCATGCCGGCCAGGAACTCGGCGAAGTTGACCCGGTCTCCGTACCGCTCCTGGAGCAGACCGGCCAGGGTCACCAGGTCGATGCTCTCCAGCTCCAGGTCGCGGTTGAAGGTGGTCTGCATCCCGATCTCGACGTCGTCGACGCCGTACTCGTCCTCCAGGAGCCGGGTGAGCATGCCGGTGAGGTCGGCGAGGACGGCCTCCTCGTCGGCGGTGACGGGGGTGGGGGAGGTCATCGGTCGTACTCCTTCGCTCGAGTGGGGCCCGTCGTCCAGGCCACGACGTAGTCCCGGGCCGGCAGACGGGGCGGGTTGGCCGCCGGTTCGCAGTGGACGGAGTAGGCGCGTTCCAGCCGGCCCGCGACGGTCAGCCGGTCGCCGGCCGGGGTCGCGTCGAGGACGACGAAGTCCCGCGGCCGCCCGCCGAACCCGGTGCCCTCCGACTTGGCGACCGCCTCCTTCGCCGTCCAGAAGCGGGTGAACCACAGTGCCCGGGAGTCGCCGGACGCGGCCGACAGGACGTCCAGCAGCCGCAGTTCGTCCGAGCCGAGGGCGGCGGCGACGGTCTCCGGGGTACGGTCGAGCACCTCCTCGACGTCGATGCCGGGGCCCGGACCCGGGACGTGCGGCCGGACGAGCGCGACGCCCGCCTCCGCGCAGTGGGCCAACGACACGTCCAGCGAGGGAAGTTCGCGCCCGTGCACGCCGGTGACGTACGGACGGCCCGCCTCGTCGTTGCGCACCCGCAGCTCCGCCGGGAAGACCGGGCCCTCGCCCTGGTCCCACAGCCACTGCCGTACCGCGTCCTTGACCGCGATCCGGCCGAGCAGCCACTGTCGA
This window of the Streptomyces sp. NBC_01275 genome carries:
- a CDS encoding alpha/beta fold hydrolase is translated as MAMVDTGAVRLHVQRIGPRQGRPATATVVLVHGLLTDSLASYYFTVAPAFAAAGLDVVMYDLRGHGRSERPADGYTLDDNVDDLEALLDRLAVTGPVHLVGNSYGGTVAFGYAARRPERAASVSLIESEPATAAWAVKLGGILDRVVTQLAHNESDAIAWITANRGHNTARLAKGAARLARETTLGRDIPASRILTEDQIRAVRCPVLGVYGGDSDLAELAPWLESTLPDCRTVVIPGHEHSVLVEASGTVGGQILSLIDGARRVGAEAAR
- a CDS encoding acyl carrier protein, with the translated sequence MTSPTPVTADEEAVLADLTGMLTRLLEDEYGVDDVEIGMQTTFNRDLELESIDLVTLAGLLQERYGDRVNFAEFLAGMEFDEIIELTVGRLVEYVVTSLKAAGAS
- a CDS encoding glycosyltransferase, which codes for MSRFLFVVPPLVGHINPTVGVAAGLAARGHTTAWACPDPGLVRRLAGPDAGAVFGCAGAPQGERPADLRGPEALKFLWEWYLLPLAEAMAPGVRAAVEEFRPDVVVADQQAFAGALVAERLGLPWATSATTSAEFTDPLAGLPKVREWLEERLARLRAAVGDPAGDADPRFSPHLVLAFSAPELAGSAAGVRWVGPSIDARPAASGFPWEWLDAGRTTVLVTLGTANADVGGRFLDVCRSALRERADRVQAVLVDPGGTLEATGPEARGEDKDVLIVPHVPQLALLERGVGAVVCHGGHNTVCEALWHGSPLVVAPIRDDQPVVAGQVVDAGAGVRVRFGRVTAQKLGAALDSVLDEPGYRASADRIRTAFRAAGGAPAAAAHLDELAREFR